A stretch of DNA from Gottschalkia acidurici 9a:
ATGACATATCAGCCACTCTAGAAGAGTGGCCGCAAGTGTAGGAATCTTTTGCTTCTAATGCACCAACAAGGCATTCAATAATATCGTGACAAATCTTATAAAAGCATTGACCTCCATAATCCTCCATAAAATGCCTCCTTTTGTTTATCATATGTATTTATAAATAAGTACTAATAAGCTACTTTTTATGTTGTTAAATTAGCAAGTTAATAATGATTAGATGTTATAAATGATAATCATAATCAATATCTGATGATTACATATTAATTTATTTAAATGTTTATGTCAAGAATGGAGTAAATGTTACTAAGTGAACAGAGTAAAAATATTTCAAATAAATAAGTTAACTTATCGGAAAAGGGTATAATAAAACTAAAAGAAAATAATAAATTAGGGAGGATTAAATAATATGGATAAATTCGTAGATGTAGTAAATACATTTTTATGGGATAATTTCTTAATATATGCACTATTAGGAATAGGTATTTACTACACTATAAGACTTAAAGTTCCGCAATTAAGCAAAATAGTACCAGGATTTAAGCAAACATTTGGGAGTATATTTAAGAAAGACAAAGATTCGGATGTAAGTGGAATGACTTCCTTTCAGGCATTATCAACAGCAGTAGCTGCACAAGTAGGTACAGGAAATTTAGCAGGGGTAGCAACAGCCATATCTTCGGGAGGACCGGGAGCTATTTTTTGGATGTGGGTATCTGCTGTACTTGGAATGGCTACAAATTTTGGAGAAGCTGTACTAGCGCAAAAGTATTCAACTGAAATAGATGGGGAAAGAACAGGGGGACCTGCATACTATATATCTAAAGGTGTGAAGAGTAAATTTTTAGCGACATTCTTTGCTGTAACCATAATTATAGCTCTAGGATTTGTAGGAAGTATGGTACAATCAAATTCAATATCAACAGCGGTATATTCAGCTTTTGGAGTTAATAAAATAGTTGTAGGAATAATAACTTCTATAATAGTAGCTCTCATATTAGTGGGTGGAATGAAGCGAATAGCTAATTTTGCAGAATTAGTAGTACCTATAATGGCAGGATTCTACATACTAGGAAGTATTGTAATTTTATTTAAGTTTCATGACCAAGTATTAATAGCTTTAAAAAGTATATTTGTTGGGGCATTCTCTCCTAGAGCTGCAGTCGGTGGAGCATTAGGTATAACTGTTAAAAATGCAGTAAGATTCGGTATTGCAAGAGGACTTTTCTCAAATGAAGCAGGAATGGGTTCAACTCCACATGCTCATGCTGTAGCAAAAGTAGCTCATCCAGCACAACAAGGTATGGTTGCTATGGTTGGAGTTATAATAGATACAGTTATTATATGTACAGTTACAGCACTAATAAATTTAGTTACGCAGGCAAACACTTTAGGACTTACGGGTATTGAAATGACTCAAAAAGCTTTTGAATTAGGTTTGGGTAGTTTTGGATTAACCTTTATTGCTATAGGGCTATTCTTCTTTGCACTTACAACTATAATTGGCTGGTACTTTTTTGGCGAGGCAAATATAAAATTTTTATTTGGAATTAAAGGAATAAAAGCTTATAGAGTATTAGTACTAGTTTTCATAGTATTAGGTTCTTTTTTAGATGTAGATTTTGTATGGAAATTGGCAGATATGTTTAATGGTCTAATGGTTATTCCAAACTTAATAGCACTGTTGATCTTAGCACCACAAGCATCAGCGATAATTAAGGATTATGATAATAATTTTTTAAAAAGATAAAATGCACTTATTAATAATAAAAAAAGATGATTTCCATTAAACATGGAAATCATCTTTTTTTATTATTGGCATTTGACAATAACTATTTCTTGATTTATAATCAAAAAGTAAATGTCATATGCCAATAACTTATGGGAGGAATAAATATGAAAATATTAGTTTCATCGGTTGGTAAACAAAGTACAGATTCAGTAGATCCTAGATTTGGTAGAGGTGATTATTTTCAAATATTTGATACAGAAGCTAGAGCGTATAAAGCAATAGAGAATGTAGGAAAAAGTTCAGACCATGGAGCAGGTATAGGAGCCTCACAACAAGTCATAGATGAAAATGTGGATGTAGTTATAACAGGCCATCTTGGACCAAATGCATATAATCTTTTATCTGAATCTAATATAGAAACTTATAGCTGCAATGAGGGAAGCGTAGAACAAGCCATAAATCTATATATTGAAAATAAACTAGAAAAAATAAATAAAGCAGGGTCACCACATAGAGCATAACTAGAAGGGAGAGAAAACTTTGAATATAGGTGTTTTAAGTGGAAAAGGGGGTACAGGAAAAACTCTAATATCTACAAACTTAGCACTAGCCATGAGCGGAAATTATATAGACTGTGATGTTGAAGAGCCCAACGGATTTATTTTTTTAAATCCTACGAACATAGATAGCAAAGATGTGCTAGTCGACTATCCAACTGTAGACAGTACAAAGTGTACGTTGTGCGGACAATGTGTAAGTATCTGTGAGTTTAATGCACTTGCTAAATCAAAGAAAATATTTATATTTGAAACACTTTGCCATAGCTGTGGTGCATGTGAAATGATATGTCCAACAAATGCTTTAAAATATGAAAAGAGAAGAATAGGAAAAATAGACGAGGGAAAATACAAAGATATTAAGTGTATCCAAGGAACTTTAAATATAGGCGAGGCAATGGCTGTACCTGTTGTAAAAGAGTTACTAAGAAACTTACCAGATAAATTAAATATTATAGATTGTTCTCCTGGAACGTCTTGCAATGTTGTAACCTCTCTTGAATATATAGATAAAGCTATACTTGTAACAGAGTCTACAGAATTTGGACTGCATGACTTAAAAAGAGCAGTAGAGCTTTGTAAAAAGCTTAATGTATCATATGGAGTAGTTATAAATCGATCTACAGATGACAAAACACTAATTCACCAATATTGTGAAGATGAAAATATAAAGATATTATCCACTATACCTTATAGCAAAGAAATCGCTGAAATTTATTCTAAAGGAGAACTATTAGTAGAAACAGATAAATATAAGGATATATTTATAAACCTAGGCGAAAAGTTAAGGGGGTGGGTATAATATGAAGATTGTAGTTTTAAGTGGAAAAGGTGGAACTGGAAAAACTACAATTGCTATTGCCTTATCTGAACTTATAGGAAATACAATTAAGATAGACTGTGATGTAGATGCGGCTAATATGCACTTATATTATAACGGAGAAATAATAGAACAAAGACAATATATGGGGAACAAGATATCTTTTGTAGATAAAGATTTATGTACTGAGTGTGGTAAATGTACTGACTACTGTAAGTTTGATAGCATAAACTCAGGTAAAGTAAATAGTCTTACTTGTGAAGGGTGTGGAGTATGTAAGATAGTATGTCCTAATGATGCTATAGAACTAAAGGAAATTAGAAACGCAGATACATTTATAATAAAAACTAATAATGGAATAATATCTAAAGCAGATATGGATATAGGAGCTGAAGGCTCTGGTAAGCTAATAAATGAAATTAAACAAATGGCAAAAAAATATACTTCTGAAAACGATATAACCATAATAGATGGCTCACCTGGAATCGGATGTCCAGTTATAGCATCAATTACAGGAAGTGATATAGCTCTATTAGTTATAGAACCGTCTAAGTCGGGTTTAAGTGATTTCTTTAGAATTAAAGAACTTTGTGATCACTTTAGTATGCCAGTTTTAGTCTGCATAAATAAATACGATATGAACAAAGAAATTTCAAAACAAATAGAAGAATACTGTAAAGAGGGTGATATCAATATAGTTGGAAGAATATCATTTGATGATATGGTATTAGAATCAATTAATAGCTTTAGGCCAATAGTATACTATCCAGATAGTAAAGCTAACAAAGAAATAAGATTTATGTGGGAAACTATAAAAAACAAATTAAATTTGGAGGGATAAGTAATGAGAATAGCAGTAGCAAGTGAAGAAAATAAAGTAAGTGGACATTTTGGACATTGTGAAGGTTTTACAATATATGAAGTTAAAGATAGAGATATATTAGGAAGTGTATTTCTTGACAACCCAGGGCATAAACCAGGATTCTTACCTAAGTATTTAGGTGAACAAAATGTAGATGTAATTATAACTGGTGGAATGGGAGAAAAGGCTCAAGCACTGTTTAGTGAAAATAATATAAAAGTAGTAGTTGGAGTACAGGGAAATATCGAAGAAGCAGTTAAAGAATATATAAGCGGAAATCTAAAATCAACAGGTAGCGTATGTAATAAACACGAACATTCAGGTAGTTGTGGAAATCATTAAGTAGAGTAGAACAATAGTTATTGGCATTTGACAGTAACTATTGTTTTAACTTATAATTAAATGGTTAAACTATTATAAGTATAACTAATGAGGAGTGATAATATGTCAGAGTGTCAAACATGCCCATCAAGTAGTAGTTGTAGTGAACAAGATAAAGAAAACTGCGGAAGCATGATAGTAAATAATCCACATAGCAAAATAGGAAAAATAATAGGAGTTATGAGTGGAAAAGGTGGAGTAGGTAAGTCTACAGTATCAGTTCTTTTAGCTAAAGAATTAAAAAAACAAGGATATAAAGTAGGTGTATTGGACGCAGATATAACAGGACCTAGTATACCAAGACTTTTAGATATAAGTGAAGAAAGAGCTTACGGTAAAGAAGATGGAACATTAATTCCAGTTGAAACAAAAGAAGGCATAAAAGTAATGTCTTTAAATCTGTTAATTAAGGAAGAAAGTGACCCTGTAATATGGAGAGGACCTATGATCGGTGAAATAGTTAAACAATTCTATAAAGACGTAATATGGGAAGAACTTGACTATTTAGTTATAGATATGCCACCTGGAACAGGAGATGTTGCACTTACGGCAATGCAGTCAATACCTATAGATGGAATAGTAATGGTTTCAATTCCACAAGACTTAGTTTCAATGATAGTTGCTAAAGCAGTTAATATGACTAAGACTATGAAAATAGACGTAATAGGACTAATTCAAAACATGAGTTATATAATTTGTCCAGACTGTGATAAAAAGATAAGAATGTTTGAAAACGAAGATATAGATGCATTCTTAAAAGATATGAATTTAAAACTATTAGGTGAATTACCTATGACTAGAGAAGTAAATAATATAAATAAAGAAAAATTAAGTGCAGATGTAGATGCTACTATAAAAGATATTACTAAACAAATAGTTTCTTCATTATCATAATGAAAGAGATATATGTAAAGATTCTAGAAAATGATCATCACTCTTTGATATACTATATCTGTATATAGAGTAAGGGAGATGAAATAATGGCTAGACCTAAAAAATGTAGAAGAGTAGAATTTTTCCCAGAGAATACTAGCTTTATACCATTAGGAAAACCTAAGTGCAGTATAGAAAGCGTAACTTTAAAAATAGAAGAACTTGAGGCTATAAGACTTAAAGACATGGAAGGGCTAAATCAAGAAGAGTGTGCTAAAAGTATGGAAGTATCTAGACAGACATTTCAAAATATAATATATAATGCCCACAAAAAAATAGCTATAGCATTAACGGAAGGAAAAGCGATAGAAATAAGCGGAGGGCACTACACTACAGGAGATTGCAAGTTTAAATGTAAACACTGTGGAAAAACATATGATATAAGCTACGAGCAAGACAGAGATTCATGTCCTTCGTGTGGATCTGAGGAAGTTCTTTGTAATAAAAACAATAAACAATGTCATAAATGGTGTGAAAGTATATAAACTAAAACTTAGTATTTAGGCAGGTTAATAATTAGTCTAAATACTAAGTTTTATTGCATATAAAACTTTAATACTTTGATAAGGGGATGATGAGTTGATTATTGATGAACTTATAAAAGTAGCTTTAGAAAGTTGCGGTAATAAAAAAGTAGCTGATTTACGCTTAGGGTTAGGCTATACAGGGGTTCTTTTAGATGATAATAGCTGTGGATTAGCATATACTTTTAGAAGTGAGCTAGGTTCTTGTTGTAGCGTTTTCGGACAAGCTGGAAAAATGAAAGGAAGGTCTGCTGAGGAACTTATACTGTGGGGTAGAGATGAGAATTTAGCAAAGTCTACTATAGGAATAGCAACAATTAATGCAATTATTAATAGTAAGATTGATGTAATTGAGAAAAGTGGAATAGTAGACTTAATAGATGTAAAAGAAAATGAGAGATTCGGTATGGTAGGTAATTTTAAACCTATTTTGAAAGAGGTAAAAAAAAGGACAGAAAACATATACATATTTGAAAGACAGAAAACTGACAATCCTGAAATATATCCAGAGTCAGCAATGGATGAATATTTGACTAAATGCGATGTAGTTCTAATAACAGCTACTAGTATTATAAATAAAACTATAGATGAAGTATTGAAAAAAACTAAAAATGCTAGAGAAGTATATATAGTGGGATCCTCTACACCCCTATGCCCAGAGGTATTTAAAAAATATGGTGTAAGTGTTTTAGCTGGAGCAATAGTAAGAAAACCTCTTGAGCTACTAGATATAATAAGTCAAGGTGGAGGAACAAGGGCAATGAAAGGTGCTATAGATCAGGTAAACTTAAAAATTTAGGATTAAATATTTGTAATCATTGAAAGAACTCTTAAGGAAAGTTAATACTGTTATTAAGAGTTTTTTAGTTTCAGTAAAATGAATATTTTGTAGTAGATCATTGATTGCTTAAAAGATATAAGGTATTATTTGGTTATAAAGAAGGATTTAAAACTAAAATTATTTATATTTTATCTAGGAGAAAAAAGGTGAGAATATGAACATTATTACTGTAGATAGTGAAAACCTTGAGAAAGAGCATATATGCTGTGCTATAGCTGATAAAAAAGGAGAGTGTCAAGTAGCTTCTAAGAAGGCCTGGTTGAAAGAAAGATTTAAAGATGGACTTACTTTTAAGAAAGCAGATGTTAGAGGAAAAGTTTTTATTGAGTATATTCCTGCTGAAAATGCATGGTGTCCAATTGTTGCTGATGGATATATGTTTATTAATTGCTTATGGGTGTCAGGGAAATATAAAGGACAGGGAATCTCTACTAAGTTGTTAAATGAGTGTATTATTGATAGTAAAAGTAAGGGTAAAAAAGGATTAGTTATTTTGTCTTCAAAGAAAAAAATCCCTTATATATCAGATCCTAAGTTTTTAAGTTATAAAGGATTTATAGTAGCTGATAATGCAGAACCTTACTATCAACTTATGTATCTTCCATTTGAAGAAAATGAAGAAAAACCTTATTTTAAATCTTGTGCAAAAGCAGGAAAAATAGAAGAAAAAGGATTCGTGCTTTACTACAGTAATCAATGTCCTTTTACTGCTAAGTATGTTCCATTGATTGAAGAAATAGCTAAGGATAAGAAAATTGAATTTAAAGTTATAAAATATGAGACAACAGAACAAGCACAAAATGCGCCAGCTCCATTTACTACATATAGTTTATTTTATAATGGTGAGTTTATAACAAATGATATTTTAAGTGATAAAAAGTTTGAAAAGATACTTGAAGAAAAGGGATTGTAGTTATAGTGCAGAATCCAAAGTAAAGTTAAAATCTTTGATAAGATACTATATAGACAATATCAGAGGCTTAGGCATGTTTCTTTTACGATGAAGAATGTAAAAAAATTTAATTATTATGGAAGTAATTTATTAAGGGATAAGAATAGAGGTGGTCACTAAATGAATAAAGGTGAATTTGAAGAGTTTCTATATCAACAAATACCAATAACAAAAGAAATGGGATTTAATATTTTAGAATTTACACAATCAAAAGTAAGGATATCAGCAAGGCTAGAACCAAATATTAATCATAAATCAACAGCATTTGGGGGAAGTATAAATAGCTTAATGACTGTATGTGGATGGGCATTAGTGTTTAAAAATATTAAAGAAATAGATCCATATGCACATATAGTTATTCAAAAAAGCAATATAAATTATGTTCAACCTATTAGAGAGGACTTTGTTGCAGAGTGCAGTTTAACCGATGAAGAGAGCAAAAGAAAATTTTTAAATATGTATGAAAGACATAAAAAAAGTAGAATAAATATTAATGTTTATTGCTACAAACAAGAAACCCTATTAGCGGAGTATGAAGGACAGTACGTTGTATTTAGATAAAAGATAATGATTGCCTTATTATACTAACATCACAATAATTCTTAAAATATATTTTCATTTAGTATATAGAGTTGAAATGATAAATCAAAATTACTTGATTTATTATTTCAACCCTTTTTTTATTCCATTCATTATTGTTTTCCTATAATAAAAATCATTTATATGCTAAACACTAATCACATTTTTTACGATACTCTGTAGGAGTATAACCAGTAAATCTCTTAAATATTTTTGTAAAATAGCTTGCATCATTAAATCCCACTAAGCTCATAACTTCAGATAAAGATTTACTGGTAGTCTTAAGAATATTAGATGCTTCTATAACTCTATATTGCATTAGATATTCAAATGGTGACATTCTTAGGTACTTTTTAAAACATCTACAGCACTCTGACTTACTAATATGAACTGATGTGGCTATGTCTTCAAGAGTAACTTTGTTTGAGAAATTATTATGAATATATTCAAGCATTGTTTTAATCCGTTCTCCATCAAGCTTATTATGTGGTGTAGACTTTGAATTTAAGTTTGGAACTAATTTGGAAGCTAGAGTTAGCCACAAACTACACAGAGAGTTCTTTATTGAAAGTTCATATGCAAATTCTTTTTTTTCATATAAGTCGTAAATCTCAAATAGTTTCATAACTATATCTTTATGCCAGTCGATACTATTATCGAAAATCATAAAATCAAGACTATCGTTACTTATAATAGGATATACATACTTTTTATCTATAACAGACAAATTGTGTCCACTTATCAAAACTGGATCAAATACTATATCAATTACTATACTATCCTGAGTTATAGGTTTTACTTGATGAAGTACATTTGAATTAATAAATATGCCACTTCCTTCTGGTAAGGTAAAAGATCTATCAAAAAATGATAGTTCAACGACACCTCTCTTTACAAATGCAAACTGTACCTCTTTATGCCAATGCCAACGAATAAAACCTATATCATATTTATATGGCTCGTCAAAAAAAACTTCTAAGGGGAATTCGAAAGAACCATATTCTATTTCTGATTGTAAATTACTATCAACATCCAAATTATTCAAGCGCATACTAAGCACCTCGCTAATATAGTTTTATTTTAGGGTAATATACTTATGGTTTTCAACTAGTTTATAATAATATAATTATAACAGATAGATAAGTTAAAAATACATTAGAAAGGAGAGAAAATTATTATGGGCTTACGTATGGTTGATTTAACGCAAGATATTTATGAAGGTATGCCTCTATATGGAATACATCAAAAAACATTTATAATGACGAATCAAACTCATGAACAAAGTAAAGCTGCTACAGGAAGTGATTTAGGATTTTATGCTAGAAATCTTCTCATAAGCGAGCATTGTGGAACTCATAGTGATGCTGTACTTGAATTCAAGCCAGGTGGTATGGATATAGTGGAAATGCCTATGGAATGTTTCTATGGTAGCGCAATATGTGTAGACTTAACTCACAAAAGATATCCTGAATATATAGAGGTTAAAGATTTAAAGGAAGCTATTGCTAAGTCTGGGCAAGAGTTAAGAAAAGGTGACATATTCCTTATGTACACTGGACTATATGACAGAGAATATCCAGGTGCAGGATATAGAAATCATTATACAGGTTTAACATATGAAGCTGCTAAATGGTTAGCAGAAAACGGAGTAGTAAATATAGGAGTTGATTCTCCAGCTATAGACCAAACTCCAGATGACTTAACTTTTGCAGGACATAAAGTTTGTGGAGAATATGGTATTACCAATACGGAAAACCTTTGCAATTTAGATCAACTTGTAAATAAGAGATTTTTATACTTTGGTCTTCCATTAAAAATAC
This window harbors:
- a CDS encoding YiiD C-terminal domain-containing protein, producing the protein MNKGEFEEFLYQQIPITKEMGFNILEFTQSKVRISARLEPNINHKSTAFGGSINSLMTVCGWALVFKNIKEIDPYAHIVIQKSNINYVQPIREDFVAECSLTDEESKRKFLNMYERHKKSRININVYCYKQETLLAEYEGQYVVFR
- a CDS encoding NifB/NifX family molybdenum-iron cluster-binding protein, which produces MKILVSSVGKQSTDSVDPRFGRGDYFQIFDTEARAYKAIENVGKSSDHGAGIGASQQVIDENVDVVITGHLGPNAYNLLSESNIETYSCNEGSVEQAINLYIENKLEKINKAGSPHRA
- a CDS encoding cyclase family protein, which translates into the protein MGLRMVDLTQDIYEGMPLYGIHQKTFIMTNQTHEQSKAATGSDLGFYARNLLISEHCGTHSDAVLEFKPGGMDIVEMPMECFYGSAICVDLTHKRYPEYIEVKDLKEAIAKSGQELRKGDIFLMYTGLYDREYPGAGYRNHYTGLTYEAAKWLAENGVVNIGVDSPAIDQTPDDLTFAGHKVCGEYGITNTENLCNLDQLVNKRFLYFGLPLKIPGGTASPIRAVALLEE
- a CDS encoding DUF364 domain-containing protein; the protein is MIIDELIKVALESCGNKKVADLRLGLGYTGVLLDDNSCGLAYTFRSELGSCCSVFGQAGKMKGRSAEELILWGRDENLAKSTIGIATINAIINSKIDVIEKSGIVDLIDVKENERFGMVGNFKPILKEVKKRTENIYIFERQKTDNPEIYPESAMDEYLTKCDVVLITATSIINKTIDEVLKKTKNAREVYIVGSSTPLCPEVFKKYGVSVLAGAIVRKPLELLDIISQGGGTRAMKGAIDQVNLKI
- a CDS encoding DUF134 domain-containing protein yields the protein MARPKKCRRVEFFPENTSFIPLGKPKCSIESVTLKIEELEAIRLKDMEGLNQEECAKSMEVSRQTFQNIIYNAHKKIAIALTEGKAIEISGGHYTTGDCKFKCKHCGKTYDISYEQDRDSCPSCGSEEVLCNKNNKQCHKWCESI
- a CDS encoding 4Fe-4S binding protein; protein product: MNIGVLSGKGGTGKTLISTNLALAMSGNYIDCDVEEPNGFIFLNPTNIDSKDVLVDYPTVDSTKCTLCGQCVSICEFNALAKSKKIFIFETLCHSCGACEMICPTNALKYEKRRIGKIDEGKYKDIKCIQGTLNIGEAMAVPVVKELLRNLPDKLNIIDCSPGTSCNVVTSLEYIDKAILVTESTEFGLHDLKRAVELCKKLNVSYGVVINRSTDDKTLIHQYCEDENIKILSTIPYSKEIAEIYSKGELLVETDKYKDIFINLGEKLRGWV
- a CDS encoding ATP-binding protein, coding for MKIVVLSGKGGTGKTTIAIALSELIGNTIKIDCDVDAANMHLYYNGEIIEQRQYMGNKISFVDKDLCTECGKCTDYCKFDSINSGKVNSLTCEGCGVCKIVCPNDAIELKEIRNADTFIIKTNNGIISKADMDIGAEGSGKLINEIKQMAKKYTSENDITIIDGSPGIGCPVIASITGSDIALLVIEPSKSGLSDFFRIKELCDHFSMPVLVCINKYDMNKEISKQIEEYCKEGDINIVGRISFDDMVLESINSFRPIVYYPDSKANKEIRFMWETIKNKLNLEG
- a CDS encoding N-acetyltransferase, which codes for MNIITVDSENLEKEHICCAIADKKGECQVASKKAWLKERFKDGLTFKKADVRGKVFIEYIPAENAWCPIVADGYMFINCLWVSGKYKGQGISTKLLNECIIDSKSKGKKGLVILSSKKKIPYISDPKFLSYKGFIVADNAEPYYQLMYLPFEENEEKPYFKSCAKAGKIEEKGFVLYYSNQCPFTAKYVPLIEEIAKDKKIEFKVIKYETTEQAQNAPAPFTTYSLFYNGEFITNDILSDKKFEKILEEKGL
- a CDS encoding Mrp/NBP35 family ATP-binding protein; the encoded protein is MSECQTCPSSSSCSEQDKENCGSMIVNNPHSKIGKIIGVMSGKGGVGKSTVSVLLAKELKKQGYKVGVLDADITGPSIPRLLDISEERAYGKEDGTLIPVETKEGIKVMSLNLLIKEESDPVIWRGPMIGEIVKQFYKDVIWEELDYLVIDMPPGTGDVALTAMQSIPIDGIVMVSIPQDLVSMIVAKAVNMTKTMKIDVIGLIQNMSYIICPDCDKKIRMFENEDIDAFLKDMNLKLLGELPMTREVNNINKEKLSADVDATIKDITKQIVSSLS
- a CDS encoding AraC family transcriptional regulator, coding for MNNLDVDSNLQSEIEYGSFEFPLEVFFDEPYKYDIGFIRWHWHKEVQFAFVKRGVVELSFFDRSFTLPEGSGIFINSNVLHQVKPITQDSIVIDIVFDPVLISGHNLSVIDKKYVYPIISNDSLDFMIFDNSIDWHKDIVMKLFEIYDLYEKKEFAYELSIKNSLCSLWLTLASKLVPNLNSKSTPHNKLDGERIKTMLEYIHNNFSNKVTLEDIATSVHISKSECCRCFKKYLRMSPFEYLMQYRVIEASNILKTTSKSLSEVMSLVGFNDASYFTKIFKRFTGYTPTEYRKKCD
- a CDS encoding alanine/glycine:cation symporter family protein, which translates into the protein MDKFVDVVNTFLWDNFLIYALLGIGIYYTIRLKVPQLSKIVPGFKQTFGSIFKKDKDSDVSGMTSFQALSTAVAAQVGTGNLAGVATAISSGGPGAIFWMWVSAVLGMATNFGEAVLAQKYSTEIDGERTGGPAYYISKGVKSKFLATFFAVTIIIALGFVGSMVQSNSISTAVYSAFGVNKIVVGIITSIIVALILVGGMKRIANFAELVVPIMAGFYILGSIVILFKFHDQVLIALKSIFVGAFSPRAAVGGALGITVKNAVRFGIARGLFSNEAGMGSTPHAHAVAKVAHPAQQGMVAMVGVIIDTVIICTVTALINLVTQANTLGLTGIEMTQKAFELGLGSFGLTFIAIGLFFFALTTIIGWYFFGEANIKFLFGIKGIKAYRVLVLVFIVLGSFLDVDFVWKLADMFNGLMVIPNLIALLILAPQASAIIKDYDNNFLKR
- a CDS encoding NifB/NifX family molybdenum-iron cluster-binding protein yields the protein MRIAVASEENKVSGHFGHCEGFTIYEVKDRDILGSVFLDNPGHKPGFLPKYLGEQNVDVIITGGMGEKAQALFSENNIKVVVGVQGNIEEAVKEYISGNLKSTGSVCNKHEHSGSCGNH